The following coding sequences lie in one Melopsittacus undulatus isolate bMelUnd1 chromosome 9, bMelUnd1.mat.Z, whole genome shotgun sequence genomic window:
- the LOC117436667 gene encoding histone H2A type 2-B, giving the protein MSGRGKSGGKARAKAKSRSSRAGLQFPVGRVHRLLRKGNYAERVGAGAPVYLAAVLEYLSAEILELAGNAARDNKKTRIIPRHLQLAIRNDEELNKLLGGVTIAQGGVLPNIQAVLLPKKTQSSKK; this is encoded by the coding sequence ATGTCGGGCCGGGGCAAGTCCGGCGGCAAGGCGCGGGCCAAGGCCAAGTCGCGCTCGTCGCGGGCCGGGCTGCAGTTCCCCGTGGGGCGGGTGCACCGGCTGCTGCGCAAGGGGAACTACGCGGAGCGGGTGGGCGCCGGGGCGCCGGTGTACCTGGCGGCCGTGCTGGAGTACCTCTCGGCTGAGATCCTGGAGCTGGCGGGCAACGCGGCCCGCGACAACAAGAAGACGCGCATCATCCCGCGGCACCTGCAGCTCGCCATCCGCAACGACGAGGAGCTCAACAAGCTGCTGGGCGGCGTGACCATCGCGCAGGGCGGTGTCCTGCCCAACATCCAGGCCGTGCTGCTGCCCAAGAAGACACAGAGCTCCAAGAAGTGA